The window CCCACTCTGCATTTTCTAATTACGGTCGATTGTGAAATCCTGTCATTCCAATTCGCAAACGAACAAGAGCGCGTAGTCGTCTTGTCTCTTTCTCGCGTCTCTCTCATGGAAGGGTTCCGTAGTTCACTTGTAGGTGGCCATGACTTTCACCTTCCCTTTCACTTCACTAACCTCGAACTGATCGGCTCTGGAGGCCACAGCGTTGTGTGTTCGGCACTCGATACGCTCTCTAATCAACGTGTAGCTATTAAGAAGCTAAGTCTTCGTTGCTCTCGCGCTGCCCTACGAGAAATAACGATTTTGAAGCGTCTGCGACATCAGAATGTTGTGTGCGTACATGAAGTTGTGAGTTACGGAGATCTTGATGAGGAAAATCTCAACAGTGTTTATGTAGTGCAGGAACTGATGCCTACAGACTTGGGTCACTTGTTCAAACGCAGCACAATGGATGAGGATCATGTGAAGATATTTCTCTATTATCTGTTGAAAGGAGTGAAGTACATTCATTCTGCGAATGTTATTCATCGCGATATTAAGCCAAGCAATGTGCTCATTGATGGAGAGACACTTGATTTGAAAATCTGCGATTTCGGATTAGCCAGAGTTCTCGACAGTGCCTATTACCATGGAGGATTCCTGACAGAGACGGTCTGTACTCAGTGGTATAGAGCTCCGGAAGTAATGCTGACACCCAAGGACTACACgaacaagattgatatgtggTCTGTTGGATGTGTGTTCGCTGAGATGCTTCTAGGAGGAAAGCCTTTGTTTCCAGGGAGTAACGAATATGACCAGATTAGATTGATTCTCCAGACTGTTAGACTAGACAGCAGAGATTTGGAGTATCTTAGACACAAGGGAGTGGACAGCCCCATTCTACCAAGACAACCAAGAGAAATCGTAGCATTGCCACAGAATCTACAGACAGCAAGATCTGAGGCTCTAGATTTACTAGACAAAATGCTCACATTTAATCCGGAGACTAGAATCAGTGCTGAACAGGCTTTGTCTCATCCTTACTTGAAAGAGTTTGCTAATCCAGACAATGAGCCAGTAGCTAGTGATCCCTTCTACATAGAATCGGAAGTCAATGATTACCAGCCGGAGAACACTATGAAGGAGATGATTCGTCAACTGAGCTGCTCGTCACCAAGAGGATTGGAACTtttgatagacaaacagaacgtTAAATCTGACTAGAAAATTTAATAGCAGCTGTTTTATGTATTTTGCAATGTTTGCAAGATAAACGTTTGCAGCATAAACATTTTGTGGATAGGATTTTACATTTTAAGTGCCTGAGAAACAGGCAAGCTTTACATAATAACAAGTGGTCAGATTGTCAGGTCTATGTGACTTGCTGTAGGTTGTCTTAATTTTGTAAAAGG of the Corticium candelabrum chromosome 7, ooCorCand1.1, whole genome shotgun sequence genome contains:
- the LOC134182780 gene encoding mitogen-activated protein kinase 4-like gives rise to the protein MEGFRSSLVGGHDFHLPFHFTNLELIGSGGHSVVCSALDTLSNQRVAIKKLSLRCSRAALREITILKRLRHQNVVCVHEVVSYGDLDEENLNSVYVVQELMPTDLGHLFKRSTMDEDHVKIFLYYLLKGVKYIHSANVIHRDIKPSNVLIDGETLDLKICDFGLARVLDSAYYHGGFLTETVCTQWYRAPEVMLTPKDYTNKIDMWSVGCVFAEMLLGGKPLFPGSNEYDQIRLILQTVRLDSRDLEYLRHKGVDSPILPRQPREIVALPQNLQTARSEALDLLDKMLTFNPETRISAEQALSHPYLKEFANPDNEPVASDPFYIESEVNDYQPENTMKEMIRQLSCSSPRGLELLIDKQNVKSD